One genomic segment of Impatiens glandulifera chromosome 6, dImpGla2.1, whole genome shotgun sequence includes these proteins:
- the LOC124943884 gene encoding putative RING-H2 finger protein ATL21A — protein MAFFNLFISLFVFNIIILILPIYAKISCKSSYCTNDNLQIRFPFLLKGEQDENCGYPGFNLTCNSQGLPSIDLPFSGRFLVQNISYNQQVILLYDPDNCLPKRLIGLNLSGSPFMGNYYREYSLLSCPFGFNSSLSYTVNCLSNSTNTVIVVKAEYYEPFIFPNCKKMVVFNVPFPGDDYIFQSFYYNFDYMWLTWNNPHCRYCEMDYGVCGPTSTFGQDFECIYPNPASRVVKSILIPIGITAISVIVVLACYKCHKKENPQNINNSGNISLGPTTTPPQSSTTTRGGLDDSTIQSYPIVIIGESGLSPGLNNKTCPICLSEFLAKETVRFIPDCTHNFHSKCIDEWLHLNPSCPVCRTSPTHVDSSFVNVQ, from the exons ATGGCCTTCTTCAATCTCTTCATCTCTTTGTTTGTTTTCAATATCATCATTCTCATCCTTCCTATTTATGCGAAAATATCGTGCAAATCTTCTTATTGCACCAACGATAATCTTCAAATAAGATTTCCATTCTTACTAAAAGGTGAACAAGATGAAAATTGTGGCTATCCCGGTTTCAATCTAACTTGCAATAGCCAAGGATTACCATCAATAGACCTTCCATTCTCAGGGCGTTTCTTAGTACAAAACATTTCCTACAATCAACAAGTAATACTACTCTACGACCCGGACAATTGTCTCCCCAAAAGGCTCATCGGATTGAATCTTTCAGGTTCTCCCTTTATGGGTAATTACTATAGGGAATACTCATTATTAAGCTGTCCATTTGGATTCAACTCTTCTTTGTCATATACTGTCAATTGCCTAAGCAATTCCACAAACACTGTCATTGTTGTTAAAGCCGAGTATTATGAACCTTTCATTTTTCCAAATTGCAAGAAAATGGTTGTGTTTAATGTTCCGTTCCCTGGAGACGACTACATCTTTCAGAGTTTCTATTACAATTTTGATTATATGTGGCTAACATGGAATAATCCGCATTGTCGGTATTGTGAAATGGATTATGGCGTTTGTGGTCCTACGAGTACTTTCGGGCAAGATTTCGAATGTATCTATCCTAATCCGG CTTCTCGTGTAGTGAAGAGTATTTTGATTCCAATTGGCATTACAGCTATTTCAGTTATTGTTGTGTTGGCTTGTTATAAATGTCATAAAAAAGAGAATCCGCAAAACATTAACAATTCCGGAAACATAAGTTTGGGTCCAACCACAACGCCTCCACAATCATCTACAACAACCAGAGGAGGCTTAGACGATTCCACCATTCAATCCTATCCCATTGTCATAATCGGAGAAAGCGGTCTCAGCCCGGGACTCAACAACAAAACCTGCCCAATTTGTTTGTCTGAGTTTCTCGCGAAAGAGACTGTTCGGTTCATACCAGATTGCACACATAATTTCCATTCTAAATGCATTGATGAATGGCTTCACCTCAACCCATCATGCCCGGTTTGTCGGACTTCACCAACTCATGTTGATTCTTCCTTTGTTAATGTCCAATGA